A stretch of the Candidatus Methylomirabilota bacterium genome encodes the following:
- a CDS encoding adenylate kinase, protein MGGGAGARIRLVFLGPPGAGKGTQARELAREWGVPHVATGDMLREAVAAGTRLGREAKRYMDQGALVPDAVIIDLIAERLSQPDATRGFILDGFPRTIPQAEALEKLLKDLDRPLGRVIFFEVSQAELLRRLTGRRVCRNCQTAFHLTSAPPKRPGVCDRCGGDLYQREDDSEATVLTRLKVYQKQTAPLLEYYRSRGLLHTVPGEGAIEAIRSAIRRAAGA, encoded by the coding sequence ATGGGCGGGGGCGCGGGGGCGAGGATCCGGCTGGTCTTCCTGGGCCCCCCCGGCGCGGGCAAGGGCACGCAGGCGCGCGAGTTGGCGCGCGAGTGGGGCGTACCCCACGTGGCCACCGGGGACATGCTCCGCGAGGCGGTGGCGGCGGGCACGCGGCTGGGTCGGGAAGCCAAGCGCTACATGGATCAGGGGGCGCTGGTGCCCGACGCGGTGATCATCGACCTCATCGCCGAGCGCCTGAGCCAGCCCGACGCCACCCGCGGCTTCATCCTCGACGGCTTTCCGCGGACGATCCCCCAGGCGGAGGCGCTGGAGAAGCTGCTGAAGGATCTCGACCGGCCGCTCGGCCGCGTGATCTTCTTCGAGGTCTCCCAGGCCGAGCTGCTGCGCCGGCTCACCGGACGTCGCGTCTGCCGAAACTGCCAGACCGCCTTCCACCTGACGTCGGCGCCCCCGAAGCGCCCGGGCGTATGTGACCGGTGTGGAGGAGATCTCTACCAGCGCGAGGACGACAGCGAGGCGACGGTGCTGACCCGCCTGAAGGTCTACCAGAAGCAGACCGCCCCCCTTCTCGAGTACTACCGGAGCCGGGGGCTTTTGCACACCGTGCCCGGCGAAGGCGCCATCGAAGCGATCCGGAGCGCCATCCGGCGGGCGGCCGGCGCATGA
- the map gene encoding type I methionyl aminopeptidase translates to MIDLKSAREIELMRRGGHILADVMDHLSTTVKAGMSTLEIDEDVEAFITDRGAKPAFKGYRGFPATVCISINEEVVHGIPSPHRRLKEGDIVGLDLGCIVDGYYADCAFTMAIGEVPPPVQKLLDVTRGSLELAIETCRPGRRLSDVSHAVQKHVEAHGFAVVRAFVGHGIGRALHEEPQVPNFGEPGRGPELRPGMVLAIEPMVTMGGWEVRILDDGWTAVTKDGSLAAHFEHTVAVAESGPDVLTRRRPSEGGFAPHPRSEGADTAPSEIPGQRGPHGPLRTFPKGCAGGAGARTERKQRER, encoded by the coding sequence ATGATAGATCTAAAATCCGCGCGGGAGATCGAGCTGATGCGCCGGGGGGGTCACATCCTGGCGGACGTGATGGACCACCTGTCCACCACCGTCAAGGCCGGGATGTCGACGCTGGAGATCGACGAGGACGTGGAGGCGTTCATCACGGACCGGGGCGCCAAGCCCGCCTTCAAGGGCTATCGGGGCTTTCCGGCCACGGTGTGCATCTCGATCAACGAAGAGGTGGTGCACGGCATCCCCTCGCCCCACCGCCGGCTGAAGGAAGGGGACATCGTGGGGCTCGACCTCGGGTGCATCGTGGACGGGTACTACGCCGACTGCGCCTTCACCATGGCCATCGGCGAGGTGCCGCCGCCCGTCCAGAAGCTCCTCGACGTCACCCGCGGAAGCCTGGAGCTGGCCATCGAAACGTGCCGGCCAGGGCGGCGCCTCTCGGACGTCTCCCACGCCGTCCAGAAGCACGTGGAGGCGCACGGCTTCGCGGTGGTGCGCGCCTTCGTCGGCCACGGCATCGGCCGCGCGCTGCACGAGGAGCCCCAGGTGCCGAACTTCGGCGAGCCGGGTCGTGGCCCGGAGCTGCGCCCCGGCATGGTGCTGGCCATCGAGCCGATGGTGACCATGGGCGGCTGGGAGGTGCGCATCCTTGACGACGGCTGGACGGCCGTCACCAAGGACGGCAGCCTGGCCGCCCACTTCGAGCACACCGTCGCGGTGGCGGAGAGCGGGCCGGACGTGCTCACTCGGCGCAGACCCTCGGAGGGGGGCTTCGCCCCCCATCCCCGCTCGGAAGGGGCGGACACGGCCCCCTCCGAAATCCCTGGTCAGAGGGGCCCTCACGGCCCCCTCCGAACCTTCCCAAAGGGTTGCGCCGGCGGAGCCGGCGCTCGAACCGAGCGAAAGCAGCGCGAGAGATGA